CCTCTCACCTGCCCATGCAATCCAAGTTGAGGGTTACTCACCTGTAACCACAGTTTAAGCTTGCACAACcactgttgcaaagattctgcaaaaccctgtatagTGTTTCCTTACATGCAGATACCTAGTAATCTCCTATCTCTGGATCTGGGCATACACAATGCTGCATACGTTCTCATGGATACTGACTACACTGTACGAGAGTGGAAAAGACTGGACCTGGGCATGCCCTCTCCTTATAATCCAGAGGAATGCTTCAGAAAGGTCAGCTTTCAGCGGCAGTTTTGCATGCAATAAAGattcaaaaatattttttTTGCAGGTGAAAGAATCCCTGGGGCAGTTTCCACCAGCTGATCTGTATGTGATAGAGGAACAAAGTCACAGAAACCCATCTAATCGAGGTTTTCTAAACATCAGTGTGCAACTGAGAGTCTTAGAGGCCATGGTTTTGGCAGTATCCAAGCTCACAAGCTTGTCCCCAGTCCATTCTCTGTCTCCAAACCGTGTCTCACGATACTTTGGTACCAACGGGAAAAGTGGGGCTGCTGCCAAGAAGAAGATGTCTATCGAGTTTGCTACCAAAATGATTGAAACTCTCAATCCAATGAAGACCCCTCTTGGAAATACAATAAAAGTGCCACAGGATTTAGTCAAATATTTTGAAAAGGAGAAAAAGAAGGACGACCTCAGCGATTGTTTACTCCAGGCTGCAGCTGTTGTTGATTGGTGTAAAATGACACAAAAACTTAACTATAATTAGATAGTTTCAAGAGTGGCATATATACGCACTCCTGGTTGTACATTTGACAATAACAGTTAATTTTGTTGCTTTTTTTGTTATTTTTGGCTGAGTTGAGAGGTGCTCTGCACAGAAAATTGTTTGTTAATACCTCTGCAAACGAATACATACGCAAAGCATGCACATTTTTATTTCTTTATGTCTGAGTTGAGCATTCAAAACTTTTTTTCTTtaatagtgtacatgtaaaaaaaaCCTGTGGGGGGCACAATAGACGTTTATGAGCTGAAGAATGCAATTAGTGTTGATTACTACTTGGTTTACTTCCGtagtagttttagccacacccactttacatgtaattacattgtgtactgaaTGCAGGTGTCATTCACAAAATCTAAATAAGCAAAACCTGGGTACGTAACAAATTATTAAAACACACTTTTTCAAATTGAATGAAAGATAACAAAACTAACATGGATGTACACATTTTCACTCTTGATTGAGAGTTAAATAGCTTAATTAGTGTGTCATTCGCAAAATAATGTACACACTCAAAACCTGGGTATACAGACGAGCACATCCAGCTGCTTCTGCACACATATAAAACGTTTTCAAATTGAATGCAAAATAACAAAACTAAATGTGTTTGTATGGATGTACACATCCTGCAGTATGGGGTAACACACAAGCATTAGAGTAGCCACTTTGTCTATCTTTGTACCCGCCTGATCTCCACTCCTGCATTAAACTGTTTTCTCTGAACTCTTCTATTGGAACTATTTTCTCAATGTCTTTTGTTATTAAATCAATGATCTCCCTCGTTTCAAAGTGCCTTGGATAGGATCTGTGTTGAGTGTTCCGAGTGATGAATTCCACAGGGAACACCATTTGATTGTGGTAGGCCATGTCACCCATTAAACAGATATACCACTGAGAGAACCACCAACTAGTGTTATCAAACCGATTCCAATGATGCAAAACAGGTTCCAAAACAGTCTCAGCAGCTTTGTGGTGGAAGGCATTAATCATACCGTCAAAAAAGACGGCTGTAACATACTCTTCCATAGGCTCTTGGAAACAACCATTTCTGATTTTGAATCGAATTGTCCGGTCGACTGATCGCCATTCTTCAGTATCGATTGCCGCTATTGGAGGCCGCAAACGAAACAAAAAATCTTCAAATGATCTCCAAGGATTTTTGTTATGATCTTGTACATCGTTATACAGCTCTATTTTAGCATCATCATCCATGAaaatgtaatacatgtactttttatCTCCTTGCACTGTGGTATTGTACAGTATCCCTCTGCCGGTAGTCCAGGTGGTAGATGGATGAAAGATATGGGTAACGTGGGAACTGTACGTACTGGCGGTGGTGCATCTCTCCTTGTATCCTAGCACCAGCAAGTCACACTGACAATCTAAAGAGTTGCCAAATATATCAATTGATAATAAATCTTCAGGAACACAGCTTTCAGTCATGATCATGTAGAGAAATTTCTTGTGGAAATCAACACCACTGTCTAAATTGCAATCTGTAGCTTTGTGTCTGGCGATATTGGACCTTGAGTAATGAGGGATTAGCTCCACTGGCAACACAAATAACTTGTCTAGGAGGCAGTAATGTCGTAGTATATACAATACTAGTATTATATCCACCATTAGAGCAGCAACAAAACAGCAGGAAGTTCTTATTTTAGGGACGAATAGCTTCATTCTTGAGAACGACTTTTCTCAGATGCCTCACCTAAAaaaatgttattattatataggccAATTAAATTTcgtatgcatgtgtgcattaTTGCGCAGAGCACAATAATGCGGCCTAGATTCGAAGTGACCAGTACacattgtacaatgtacacactttACATGTACAGATAAATATGCTCCTCTTCCATAACACTTTATAGCATATTGAGCAAAAAAATTTTAGCACCCCTCCTGTCAAGAGAGACAGAGCGATACCGGCTGCCTTAGTGATGGCCCACTCTACCCAACTGAATTCTCCTGTGACCATACCCTCAATACCGTCAATGCAGTCAGAGATTCCTTCTCCAATGAGGAACATTCCGAACTGTGACGCAACCATATGTTGCATTAGCACACTTATATTACTTGATAGAACCGATACTTGTACGATATTAATTAGGTATGGTAAGCTAAGAATCAATGCTTTGGGACCACCAGAATGCCTTGGATTGCTTATATACAATCAGGATTGGAATCATGTAAAGAGGAGATGAGAAAATTGGGCATTGAATGGTTAAGTCAATAGTTTGGGTCGAATAAATCATGCTCCCACTTGGACACTGCGTTCTCCTGGCCCCGCTGGCCGCAGGATGAATCTCTACAGCTAGGAGAGAAAATAACATTTTCAATAGCCACATGTACTATCGATAGCTAATTATAGAGACTAGCTGCATGTTCTTGTCTTTCTCAGTTGTTCTCCATTACTATGACTGAAAGCTGTGAAGAATACTATTGTCACTTTGATCAGATGTATTTGGCAGACAGTGCATGGGGTGCATGATTATGCTTGGGTTCTCATTTCGAGGTTACGCTGTACCTCATGCTGCCTCTCTAAAGTCTTCCCCATTGTTGTAGCTAGCAATGGGAAATTGAAGAGAGGCAACTTCATGACTCACACCGCCACACCTCCATGCACCCTGTGATGACACTTGATACTAAGCTTGATACTATAAGCGaaaccaggagcccataattGAGAGCTCCTGGCGAAACTCATAAGTGTAGAGTCTACTACTCAGTACTGGGTGATTGATACACCATTCTCCAtgagttcataattattggagCTGTTCTCTAAGTCATCAGTTTATAAttcatataatttataatcataattattatctctgGCACACATATTaaaaatacaaaattaataaaatagtttcaatgaaagcaccgcaggtgctgatgcctcggtggagatgtcaaagctacataacataaagctgctactaatagcttttatgcaaaacaattaaattttgctgcatTGCAAAAACTCAgcgagtgggtaatgatcgaccatgattgttgttaaaacgatcgatgccaaaagttcaagtctaaaattaatagctgccatcagcagagccttgcagctctcttctcactcttgcagctaccaatagctagcgttctagtgcagagctaactactaagtagagtagcaacactcggtaaacaagtttggctacgtgctcttctaaaaaggctgcaatggcattccaagtaagcaaaactaggcataactcgagaatgaaacattattttgcaaatccactaattaaaatccaagtaaacatgactagaagcctatagaaactcttacttgcacttgattcatccttgagcagctgtagcagtctacacagacacactaccgtatacctcgcttgcgcatgcgcaccgaggcataattaattacGTTTGAATGCAAAACTAAATATGCTTATATGGATGTACACATCCTGGAGTATGTGGTGACATACAAGCAGCAGCAGCATTAAAATAGCCACTTTTTCTACCATTGTGCTGGACTGACCTCCTAGACCTCCACTCCAGTATTAAATTGTTTTCACTGAATTCTATTGGAACTATTTTCTCAATGTCTTGTGCTATTAAATACATGATATCTTTCGTTTCAAACTGCTTTGGATAGGATCTGTGTTGAGTGTTCCGAGTGATGAATTCCACAGGGAACACCATTTGATTGTGGTAGGCCATGTCACCCATTAAACAGATATACCACTGAGAGAACCACCAACTAGTGTTATCAAACCGATTCCAATGATGCAAAACAGGTTCCAAAACAGTCTCAGCAGCTTTGTGGTGGAAGGCATTAATCAAACCGTCAAAAAAGAAGGCTGTAACATACTCTTCCATAGGCTCTTGGAAACAACCATTTCTGATTTCGAATCGAATTGTCCGGTCGACTGATCGCCATTCTTCAGTATCGATTGCCGCTATTGGAGGCCGCAAACGAAACAAAAAATCTTCAAACGTCCTCCAAGGATTTCTGTTCTGATCTTGAACATCGTTGTATAGCTCTATTTTAGCATCATCATCCATGAaaatgtaatacatgtacttcttaTCTCCTTGCACTGTGGTATTGTATAGCATCCCTCTGCCAGTAGTCCAGGTGGTAGATGGATGAAAGATATGGGTAACATGGGAACTGTACGTACTGGAGGTGTTGCATCTCTCCTTGTATCCTAGCACCAGCAAGTCACACTGACAATCTAAAGAGTTGCCAAATATATCAATTGATAATAAATCTTCAGGAACACAGCTTTCAGTCATGATCATGTAGAGAAATTTCTTGTGGAAATCAACACCACTGTCTAAATTGCAATCTGTAGCTTTGTGTTTGGCGATATTGGACCTTGAGTAATGAGGGATTAGCTCCACTGGCAG
This region of Halichondria panicea chromosome 12, odHalPani1.1, whole genome shotgun sequence genomic DNA includes:
- the LOC135344878 gene encoding uncharacterized protein LOC135344878, whose product is MNLVKTMNNIKGVVHLLNIESRQVLLSKPGIGPKRVEKILTLRSDCMKDGGSMSLRDAMDAKAITPSLLAKLTGDENAPFVIKYVELYCQSFHDVCQIPSNLLSLDLGIHNAAYVLMDTDYTVREWKRLDLGMPSPYNPEECFRKVKESLGQFPPADLYVIEEQSHRNPSNRGFLNISVQLRVLEAMVLAVSKLTSLSPVHSLSPNRVSRYFGTNGKSGAAAKKKMSIEFATKMIETLNPMKTPLGNTIKVPQDLVKYFEKEKKKDDLSDCLLQAAAVVDWCKMTQKLNYN